In Phragmites australis chromosome 16, lpPhrAust1.1, whole genome shotgun sequence, one DNA window encodes the following:
- the LOC133895928 gene encoding putative glucose-6-phosphate 1-epimerase produces MAAPAGAPSPSPSPFLEFVKGPSGLEKVLLRGARNCSAEVCLYGGQVTSWKNDHGEELLFVSSKAIFKPPKAIRGGIPICFPQFGTHGNLEQHGFARNRFWTIDKNPPPLPVNPAIKAFVDLILKPSEEDLKIWPHSFEFRLRVALGPAGDLSLTSRIRNTNTDGRPFSFTFAYRTYFSVSDISEVRVEGLETMDYLDNLKAKERFTEQGDAIVFESEVDKVYLAAPPKIAIIDHEKKRTFVLTKEGLPDAVVWNPWDKKAKAMQDFGDGEYKYMLCVEPAAVEKPITLKPGEEWKGRLVLSAVPSSYCSGQLDPLKVLHG; encoded by the exons ATGGCTGCCCCTGCCGgcgccccctccccctccccgtcGCCGTTCCTGGAGTTCGTCAAGGGCCCCTCCGGCCTCGAGAAGGTCCTGCTCCGCGGCGCGCGCAACTGCTCTGCCGAG GTCTGTCTTTATGGAGGTCAAGTAACTTCTTGGAAGAATGACCATGGGGAAGAGTTGCTTTTTGTCAGCAGCAAG GCTATTTTCAAACCTCCAAAGGCCATTCGTGGTGGTATACCCATTTGTTTTCCCCAA TTTGGAACACATGGAAATCTTGAACAACATGGATTTGCAAGGAATCGATTTTGGACTATTGATAAAAATCCACCTCCTTTACCAGTAAACCCTGCTATTAAAGCTTTTGTTGATCTGATTCTGAAGCCTTCCGAAGAGGATTTGAAGATCTGGCCTCACAG TTTTGAGTTTCGCTTGAGAGTTGCTCTTGGACCTGCTGGAGATTTGAGTCTGACATCTCGAATCAGGAATACTAACACTGATGGAAGACCTTTCTCTTTTACATTTGCATACCGCACATACTTCTCTGTCTCTGACATAAG TGAGGTGCGTGTTGAAGGGCTGGAAACAATGGACTACCTTGACAATTTGAAGGCGAAGGAGCGTTTCACAGAGCAAGGGGATGCTATTGTATTTGAATCAGAA GTTGATAAAGTATATCTTGCCGCACCCCCAAAAATTGCAATCATTGATCATGAGAAGAAGAGGACATTTGTCTTGACAAAAGAAGGGCTTCCAGATGCTG TTGTTTGGAATCCTTGGGATAAGAAGGCAAAAGCTATGCAAGATTTTGGGGATGGAGAGTACAAGTACATGCTGTGCGTGGAGCCTGCAGCTGTTGAGAAGCCTATTACCCTGAAGCCTGGTGAAGAGTGGAAAGGAAGACTGGTGCTCTCAGCTGTTCCTTCCAGTTACTGTAGCGGGCAGTTAGATCCATTAAAGGTCCTTCATGGTTGA